In one window of Paraflavitalea soli DNA:
- a CDS encoding glycosyltransferase, with product MIQQLLHIIFFILFIYFAAYTVYFFVVAIIGKLSRPKQYQPNAAKKSIAVLIPSYKEDHIIINTARKAAAHDYPTDQFTVYIAADRLQPETVAELRTIPHVEVLEVHFELGSKARSLNKLFNWIPAGRHEVAIILDADNVMMPGCLEKVNDAFQHGFRAVQCHRMAKNLNTPVAVLDAISEETNNHLFRRGQRALGFSSTTIGSGMAFEFHKIKEIYDNPDILGNPACDRVVDFEMMKADICIEFIEDAYVLDEKVGNKNVFENQRTRWLESQIIHLRLFFDKKTGYLPKTKDFWNKLFCNLAAPRSIFLVSHVLVFALFVIEYLSGFSILSPAYIWWFGLLITYLLTFIIAIPGNFYSMQTVRAIAHIPLMLWSIVRALFKMKVDRKEFVHTPKEFTQHN from the coding sequence ATGATCCAGCAATTATTACATATCATATTTTTCATATTATTCATCTATTTCGCCGCCTATACGGTGTACTTTTTCGTAGTGGCCATTATAGGCAAATTATCCAGGCCGAAACAGTATCAGCCCAATGCTGCTAAAAAGAGCATTGCCGTATTGATACCTTCTTATAAGGAAGACCATATTATTATTAATACTGCCCGTAAAGCAGCAGCGCACGATTATCCTACGGATCAATTCACGGTATACATCGCAGCCGACCGGCTGCAGCCTGAGACAGTAGCCGAATTAAGGACCATCCCGCATGTAGAAGTGCTGGAAGTTCATTTTGAACTGGGCTCCAAAGCCCGCTCGCTCAATAAACTCTTTAACTGGATACCGGCCGGCAGGCACGAGGTGGCCATCATCCTGGATGCAGACAATGTAATGATGCCCGGCTGCCTGGAAAAAGTGAATGATGCGTTTCAACATGGGTTCCGCGCGGTACAATGCCATCGCATGGCCAAAAACCTTAATACGCCGGTAGCTGTATTGGATGCCATCAGCGAGGAAACCAACAACCACCTGTTTCGCCGCGGCCAACGGGCCCTGGGCTTCTCCTCTACGACCATTGGATCGGGCATGGCTTTCGAATTCCATAAGATCAAAGAGATCTATGACAACCCCGATATCCTGGGCAACCCTGCCTGCGACCGGGTGGTGGATTTTGAAATGATGAAAGCCGACATCTGCATCGAGTTTATAGAAGACGCCTATGTGCTGGATGAAAAGGTGGGCAACAAGAATGTATTTGAAAACCAGCGCACGCGGTGGCTGGAATCGCAGATCATTCACCTACGCCTGTTCTTCGATAAAAAGACCGGCTACCTGCCCAAAACAAAGGACTTCTGGAACAAGTTGTTCTGTAATCTGGCTGCTCCCCGTTCCATCTTCCTGGTCAGCCATGTACTGGTTTTCGCATTATTCGTAATAGAATACCTGAGTGGCTTTTCCATTTTGTCTCCTGCTTATATATGGTGGTTCGGACTCCTCATCACTTATCTGCTCACGTTTATTATAGCTATACCGGGCAATTTCTATTCTATGCAAACAGTGCGGGCCATCGCACACATCCCATTAATGTTATGGTCTATTGTAAGAGCCCTGTTCAAAATGAAGGTAGACCGCAAAGAATTTGTTCATACGCCCAAAGAATTTACGCAGCATAATTAA
- a CDS encoding glycosyltransferase family 2 protein, which yields MRKDQPFISIITLNYNQTDVTCDFLASTRNLKYRNFEILVCDMASAVDPSEKILGGNYPNTRLLLSKENLGFAGGNNWGMRQATGDFMFIVNNDTEVTDNLLDELLKPFYEDETIGVTCPKIKYFDQPNKIQYAGFNPMNHFTGRTTGIGTLEEDKGQHDTSGITFGAHGCAMLVKKAVIDKVGMFPEKFFLYYEEWDWSARILKAGFKIWYTAQAVIYHKESLSVGKANPMKTYYHTRNRILYMRRNVGFFPLLVFTLYFSLFAIPKNTISYLLKRQFTHLKFFLKGAAWNLYSSSYSAV from the coding sequence ATGCGAAAGGACCAGCCTTTCATATCTATTATTACCCTCAACTATAACCAGACGGATGTAACCTGCGATTTCCTCGCATCCACCCGCAACCTGAAGTACCGGAATTTCGAAATACTGGTTTGTGACATGGCTTCGGCGGTTGACCCCAGCGAAAAGATCCTGGGGGGTAATTATCCCAACACACGTTTATTATTAAGCAAAGAGAACCTGGGTTTTGCCGGAGGCAACAACTGGGGCATGCGCCAGGCAACAGGCGACTTCATGTTCATTGTAAACAATGATACGGAGGTTACCGATAACCTGCTGGATGAATTGCTGAAGCCCTTTTATGAAGATGAGACGATCGGTGTAACCTGCCCCAAGATCAAATATTTTGACCAGCCCAATAAGATACAATACGCCGGCTTCAACCCCATGAACCATTTCACCGGCCGTACTACGGGCATTGGCACGCTGGAAGAAGACAAGGGGCAGCACGATACTTCGGGTATTACCTTTGGCGCCCATGGCTGCGCCATGCTGGTGAAAAAAGCAGTCATTGATAAGGTGGGGATGTTCCCGGAGAAGTTCTTCCTGTATTATGAAGAATGGGACTGGTCGGCCAGGATATTGAAAGCAGGGTTCAAGATATGGTATACGGCCCAGGCTGTCATCTACCACAAAGAATCCCTGAGTGTAGGAAAGGCAAACCCCATGAAGACTTATTACCATACGCGTAACCGCATCCTGTACATGCGCCGGAACGTGGGCTTTTTCCCTTTACTGGTCTTTACGCTGTACTTCAGCCTGTTTGCCATACCTAAAAATACGATCAGCTACCTGTTGAAAAGACAGTTTACGCACCTGAAGTTCTTTTTGAAGGGGGCCGCCTGGAATCTTTACTCTTCCAGTTATTCTGCCGTTTGA
- a CDS encoding sugar transferase produces the protein MELTFLHGEKTTKRVYKHFSIGSQATTPGTMEQQKLEFFYIGKKADNIGNLINAFESGYAAESVSNAKSMLRRLLHNARNISLPDIIIVEAPVSIEQLRDLHLFLLMHKALTPVPVVVEASHAQPADIERLKNYTFVDDIVFLQDYNRQRLLRKVSFLKRLKHKLVDELNTSSIETSLQVSSPSSPILKRAFDILISGTLLLALTPLFLLIALAIRLESKGSIFYISKRAGRGYKIFDFYKFRTMFVGADAKIRELAHLNQYNAGDAGAMFFKINNDPRITKVGAFLRNTSLDELPQLVNVLIGDMSLVGNRPLPLYEAASLTTDEWAKRFMAPAGMTGLWQIKKRGKEDMSIEERLNLDIDYADRFSFMYDLWIMANTPSALIQRTNA, from the coding sequence ATGGAACTAACATTTTTACACGGCGAAAAGACAACGAAGAGGGTATACAAGCATTTTTCCATCGGCTCTCAGGCTACTACTCCCGGAACAATGGAGCAGCAGAAGCTGGAGTTTTTCTACATTGGCAAGAAGGCCGACAATATCGGCAACCTGATCAATGCTTTTGAAAGTGGTTATGCTGCTGAGTCCGTAAGCAATGCCAAATCTATGTTGAGGCGCCTGCTGCACAATGCCAGGAATATCAGCCTGCCTGATATCATCATTGTGGAAGCACCGGTCAGCATCGAGCAATTGCGCGACCTGCACCTGTTCCTGCTTATGCACAAAGCACTGACGCCGGTTCCTGTAGTGGTGGAAGCCTCGCATGCACAACCCGCCGACATTGAGCGCCTCAAAAATTACACGTTCGTAGACGATATCGTCTTTTTACAGGATTATAACCGCCAGCGCCTGCTGCGCAAGGTTAGCTTCCTGAAAAGATTAAAACATAAACTGGTTGATGAGCTCAACACCAGTTCGATCGAAACCTCGCTGCAGGTGAGCTCTCCCAGCAGCCCTATATTGAAAAGAGCTTTCGATATCCTTATCTCCGGCACTTTATTACTGGCGCTCACTCCCCTCTTTTTATTGATAGCCCTGGCGATCCGCCTGGAATCCAAAGGCTCCATTTTTTATATATCCAAGCGTGCAGGACGTGGCTATAAGATATTTGATTTCTATAAGTTCAGGACCATGTTTGTAGGCGCCGATGCAAAGATCCGTGAGCTGGCGCACCTCAATCAATACAATGCCGGAGACGCAGGCGCCATGTTCTTTAAGATCAACAATGATCCCCGTATTACCAAAGTGGGTGCCTTTCTACGCAATACGAGCCTGGATGAATTACCCCAACTGGTAAATGTACTGATCGGCGACATGTCGCTGGTAGGCAACAGGCCCTTACCCCTGTATGAAGCAGCTTCTCTTACTACCGACGAATGGGCTAAACGTTTTATGGCGCCAGCCGGTATGACAGGCCTGTGGCAGATTAAGAAAAGAGGTAAAGAAGACATGTCGATCGAAGAGCGCCTGAACCTGGATATCGATTATGCCGACAGGTTTAGCTTTATGTACGACCTTTGGATCATGGCGAATACGCCATCTGCGCTGATCCAACGCACGAATGCCTGA
- a CDS encoding response regulator, which translates to MKKQILAIDDSKAIRFLLQTVLGKDYTVVTAPDGCSAMYWLSKRNLPDLIITDAQLPDMQDWELIEQLASSGIYRDIPLMVISSLDKAQADAKCQEFGVASNFTKPFNPVDLMKAVQQVINNDTKVASAYVAHAS; encoded by the coding sequence ATGAAAAAGCAAATACTCGCAATTGATGACAGTAAGGCAATACGTTTTTTGTTGCAAACTGTGCTCGGCAAAGATTATACGGTGGTAACGGCTCCTGATGGTTGTTCAGCTATGTATTGGCTGTCCAAAAGAAACTTGCCGGATCTGATTATTACAGACGCCCAGCTTCCTGATATGCAGGATTGGGAATTGATAGAACAACTTGCTTCCAGCGGCATCTACCGGGATATCCCATTGATGGTGATATCTTCGCTCGACAAAGCACAGGCAGATGCAAAATGCCAGGAATTTGGTGTGGCATCAAATTTTACTAAGCCTTTTAATCCAGTTGACCTGATGAAGGCTGTTCAGCAGGTCATCAATAATGATACAAAAGTGGCTTCTGCGTATGTAGCGCATGCCAGTTAA
- a CDS encoding glycosyltransferase family 2 protein has translation MANTIDIIFWISLFLIFYSYAGYGILVWVLVKLKSTFKSRERGVGSRASETVHPYPAVALVVAAYNEEDFILEKIQNTLALDYPKDKLELIFITDGSNDNTPAIVAQFPQILLLHQPARQGKVAAMNRAIQHVQSPLVIFCDANTLLNTACVREIVKHYEDTKVGGVAGEKKIMQQGKDAAAAAGEGLYWKYESFLKRLDSDLYTTVGAAGELFSVRKSLFEQAPEGTIIEDFVQSLKLVINGYVVRYEPNAYAAEAPSASIKDEMKRKVRICAGAFQAMVLLKELFNVFKFPVASFQFISHRILRWTVCPVALILLLFSNILIVIMGGNLFYQAVLVLQAIFYIMGITGWIYASRNIRLKAVYIPFYFLFMNLSVFIGFNRFLRNKQTVLWEKAARQKVA, from the coding sequence GTGGCAAATACAATCGACATTATTTTCTGGATAAGCCTCTTCCTCATCTTTTATAGTTATGCAGGATACGGCATACTCGTATGGGTGCTGGTAAAGCTGAAATCGACCTTTAAGAGCCGGGAGCGGGGAGTTGGGAGCCGGGCGTCTGAAACAGTCCATCCTTATCCTGCGGTAGCCCTGGTAGTAGCCGCTTATAATGAGGAGGACTTTATTCTTGAAAAGATCCAGAACACGCTGGCACTGGATTATCCCAAAGACAAGCTGGAGCTTATTTTCATTACCGATGGCTCCAACGACAATACACCGGCTATTGTAGCACAGTTTCCACAGATATTATTATTACATCAACCTGCCCGGCAGGGAAAAGTAGCGGCTATGAACCGGGCCATCCAGCATGTGCAATCGCCCCTGGTCATTTTTTGTGATGCCAATACCTTGCTCAACACGGCTTGTGTACGGGAAATAGTAAAGCATTATGAAGACACCAAAGTGGGTGGCGTGGCCGGTGAAAAAAAGATCATGCAGCAGGGCAAGGATGCAGCCGCAGCAGCGGGAGAAGGCCTGTATTGGAAATACGAATCGTTCCTGAAACGACTGGATTCGGACCTGTATACCACTGTAGGTGCTGCCGGGGAATTATTCTCCGTTCGCAAATCGCTGTTTGAGCAGGCGCCCGAGGGCACCATCATCGAGGACTTTGTGCAATCGCTGAAACTGGTGATCAATGGATATGTAGTAAGGTATGAACCCAATGCCTATGCAGCCGAAGCCCCTTCGGCCAGCATCAAAGATGAGATGAAGCGGAAAGTGCGGATCTGTGCGGGCGCCTTCCAGGCGATGGTACTCTTGAAAGAACTTTTTAATGTGTTCAAATTCCCGGTGGCTTCTTTCCAGTTCATTTCACACCGTATTCTCCGGTGGACGGTATGCCCGGTGGCCCTGATCCTGCTGCTTTTCAGCAATATCCTTATAGTAATAATGGGCGGTAATCTCTTTTACCAGGCAGTACTGGTACTGCAGGCCATATTTTATATTATGGGGATCACAGGCTGGATCTATGCCAGCCGCAATATCCGGCTAAAGGCCGTCTATATTCCCTTTTACTTCCTTTTCATGAACCTGTCGGTATTCATTGGTTTCAACCGTTTCCTGCGTAACAAGCAAACTGTATTATGGGAAAAAGCAGCCCGGCAGAAGGTTGCGTAG